AGTACCATGACGAAGACTTAGGTTTAATTTACTACAATTACCGCCATTACAATCCACAAGATGGTCGCTGGATATCCAGAGATCCGATTGGAGAAAAAGGTGGTGTCCATTTATATGGATTTGTAAAAAATAATCCTGTATTAATTAGTGAGTATCTAGGTCTGTCTTTTTCTTCCAGAGAAGAACGGTATGGAGATGGTTGCGTTTTAACACAGGACCCTAGTGATATTACAGTGACTGAGGAGTTTGCTGGAACACGGGAAACCGAAAGATATGTACGTAAAGTGTCTGAAGCAGTAATTGAAAAGCACACTAAACGTCCTAAACTTGTAAAAACCGCAGTTAAAGGATTAGATGCTTTAGGGATGTCTTTCACTACGGCGGCACCCTTTTTGCTTTCTTTACAGGTGAACGTAAAAGTAGAATTTACATGTAGGTGTAAATGCAAGTGTGAAGGTTGGTTAAAAAATGCGCTGTATGGAGAAGCAATTGCTCCAATGACAGGTTCATTTACAATTAATAGCAGAACCTTTGGTAACGGGAATCCATATACTGACGGATTGGGATCTATCAACAAGATACCAAAAAAAGAGGAAATTGAAGAAAAGAAACAAGAAGAATTCAATAAACTTTTTTCGTCAAAATTAAAAGAATGTGAAGAGAAATGTAAAAAGTTAAGATAAACTAGCATGAAATGTAATATAAGTAAATATTTTTTATGGAGTGCAACAGGGGTGCTTTTCGTTGCAAATATTGTTTGGAGTATAATTTTTCTTTCAACCCAGAATTCTGTATGTGATCCGGAACAGGATGATATACAAATGTGTCAGGAACAAATAGACCGACTTTCCTATATTATTTCATTATCTGCTGAAATGGCAGTATTGAGGAAAGAAAAGGGTGATATGAAGGAGCTTGAAATTCTCTTACGGCAAATTGTAGATCAGATAACTGCTAATGTCATAGCAAATTCCATCTATGAATTTGATGGAAAAGGCTTAGTGAAATTTGACTTAATGAATAAAATATTTAAAGGATTAGTAGATGCCGGCTTGATTGATCCGGAAATATTGCAAAGTCCATTAGGCATTTATGAAGATGCAAAAAATCATAAAATAATACATAACTTGTATTCTTTCAATGGTAATACTGTTAAAAAAACTATGACGGTGGATGAATGTAAAAATTTTCAGAAATGGTTTTATGATAAAATAGTGAATCAAGTTGAGAAGGATTAGTTTTAGTTTTTATTGACTTTACATCATTTAATGAGGTTGTTTTATCAAATTAAAGCAACCTCATTTTTTTTAATATCTAAGAGTAACACTGAATGTAGAAATGATCCAAGCTATGGCAATGCAATTTCGCTATTCCTGTGAATGCTATAACGAGAATTTGGGCTTAATATACTACATTAACTAATATATTGATTCTACTGTGTTATTTGATTACTGGCACTCATTTCAGTTCATCTATAGGTTTTGATGTTTTTAGTTATCCGTAATATCAGTATCTCAGCAGATAGTACAGATGTGCTAGACAGCAATAAAAAGGAGCGATGGGACAAGACGTACAAATATACTTAGGTAGATCATTTGGGATTTAAATGCTAACGCAGATGGGATCCCTCAAGAGAGACAAATAGACTAAAGTAGCTACACGCTAGGGAAATTGGAAAATATAAATCCTTCTAAATTTGTAGAAAATTCCTCTTCTTCTTGAAGTAAGTTTCTCGTATTTAAGAGAATAACTGGTTATCGGCCGGATGAATCGACAATACAAAATATGAAATTCGAAGGTTGATTTTCAGAAAAGAAATAACGGTCAATATGCCGGGAAAATTATGCAAGGTCAGATTCAACGGAGCAATATATTGATGCAGTCGTAGATGCCGTTCTTAATATGTATAAGGATAAAAGTAAAATTACTGTTGATAAAAGAGATTGCGATATCATATCTTTATCTAAGTTTTTAATATAAAGTAAATTATACGCCGAGGTACATATGTGCCTCGGTTTTTGTTCATAGGGAGCTCAGTTGATGGGAACGAGCATGGATTGCCTGTCCTACACCTCCAATTCATTTTTATTTGGCAGACAGCTTTGGAGCTTTCTGAACTGGGGGTAAAGCGGGGTTTGGGGTGCAAGGTACAACGCGAACAGGGAAGAAAAGGCAAGTGGTGCCTAATGTTATTCCAGGGGCTACGGGTTATTGGCCATTGTGTCAGGATAGACTATCAATGCTATTGGAAGAGAGGGAGATGAGTATCGATTCCCTTTTTAAATGGTGCTGCCTTTTGAGGAGAGCTGTTTTTGTCCTATTGCCTGTGGTCTTGTGCATGGGATGGTATATATGGACTTCATGGAAGGATTGGTTTCGCTGGCATGGGTCCGATATTTGAAGCGTTTCTTCCGGGGAGCGAATCGTGTGTGAAGATTGAGGACTATTCACGGAAAGCCTGTTTGGTTCTTGAAAAGCGAAGAGGCTTTCGCTGTCTGTTTTTAAAATGGTTTGAGGTTCTTTCTGCTTGTTAGGAAAGAATGTTTTTTTACTTTGGGTGAAAGTGGCCGCGAATAGAAAAAGCAGCTTGACCTGCCTTCTCCGATTGACTATAGGGAGGGGCCAAGTGGAAGCTCCCTTAGAAAGCTCTCTTGAGACTGTCTATAAAGGATTGCCGGTTTTTTAAATGCCGGGAGGGGAGGAAAGGTCTGCTGCGCAGGATTCTTCATGAACGCCAGAAGCGTTCCAGATATGGAATATTTTGCTTTTTTTCTTTATTGCATAGTTTTCTAATATTGCTTTTTTTGATGAAGTTGCGCTGTTTTCTAACATTTTTATTCTAGGCCCGTTTGATTTTATATATATAGTTTTTGGATATTGTATGAATATTTGCATGTCCATCTATAGATCAATCGAATTGCGGAAGAATACATCCGGAAGTTATAAGGTCAGACTAACCATTGACCGGGGGAGCAAGTTCTGCGGCGCCAGGAAGTCGCTCGGTCTTGGCACCCATCAGGAGGATTGTGCGTTAAGGCGCGCCTACCTGATGCGGTGCTTATTGTTCCATATGGGATGGTTTCCCGGTGGAAAGATTGCCGTCAGGAATTCCGCCGAATGCGGTATTAAGGAGGTTGTGTGGGACAGCATGGACTGCATCGGAGATTCCGGAATGTTCAGGCTCACCGGAAGGGGCTGCCGCGTCGCCACGGATGAAACGATGGTCATCTGGTTTCAAACGAATGGAGATGAGGCAGTGCAGTGTCTTCGTTTGCTTATTTCCGGATGGAGAATAGATGACCGGGCGGGTGACCTGAGGGTTTTGATTCAGGGATTACAGCATTGCGCCTCGGAACAGCGCCAGCATCCCTGCCGGATTTTGAATATTGAAATCGGGTCTGGTTCCATGATGGCAGCGCGGGACGAGTGTGTATTGAAGGGCTAGGGAGCCGGACCGTTCCGGTTAAGTCAATTTTCAAGAGGGTTTTCTGAACGGTCGGAATTGCTTTTAATATATAACGAATAAGAACATATGGATTGTTTTGAAGAACGGCGGCAGGTTCTACTGCAGGAGCTGGCCGCCCTGTCCGGGGAGGGGGCTCTGTACGGTTTTTTAATGCGCCAGGGGGAACAGTTGCCGCCCTTTGCGGAGGAATGGAAAACGGAAGCCTGCCTCCTGCGGGGATGCCAGTACCGGGTATGGCTGCGGCTGGAGCTTGCAGGCGGTCTGGTGCGGATTGATGCCGATAGCGATTCCCTCATCAGCCGAGGTTTGATGGCTCTGTGGGTGCGTCTGTTTTCCGGACTGAGGCCGGGAGAAGTGCTGGCCGCAGAGACGGATTTCCTTCATCAGGGTGTTCTTGGCGGCTGGCTGATTCCTTCCCGGGCGAATGCCCTGGGCAATATGGCCTCCAGAATCAAGTTGGGCGTGCTGCGGTTGAAGCAGGAGGCGCGGAAGGAGGCCGCAGTGTCTGGCTCTCCTTCTTCCCTGCCGGAGCTTTCCTTGGAGCCTGTTGAACAAGGCCCGTTGCGGCAGATGGAGATGTCCGGCAGTTCCTGTCATGATGATCGCAAACAGGAAAAAGAGTTCCAGCGATAGAGTTATTGATGATGAAAAAGAAAGCAAGCATTCACGTTCATTTGTTCGTTTATTCGGGAGACGCCGCCCTGGTCGGGGAGAATCTGCTGTGTGTCCGGCATGCCCTCCCCGGAGCCCATTTGGTCGTGATTGACGACGGGCGCCATCCTTGCCCGGATGAGGTGAAGGCGCAGGCGGAGGAACTGGGGGCGGAATGGCGCGTGTCCTTTTGGGAAAGAGGCGGCAATTTGAGGGGGAAGGCCTGTATTGAAGGGATGCTGGGGGAGATGCTCCGGAGCATGGACGATGAAGGGGATACCCTGGTGAAGATAGATGCGGATACGGTGATGGTGTCGGGAGATGATTTGCTGCGTTTTGCCGACCGGAGGGAGATGGTGTTCTGGGGCAGCGGTTCCGTGGAACAGCGTGTTTACGGCTGCCTGTATGCCTTGAAGGCGTATGCGGCCGTAAAAATCCGGGAGTATGTTCGCAGGCTGGAGCTGCTGCCGGACGCGCCGGAAGATATTGTGATAGGCACCAGCGCTTTTAATTTATATCCTGGAGAGGAACGGCACATGGTTTATGCTCCCTTTGGTCCGGACGCGCCGGACAGCGGGTGGACGGCGTATTACTGGGGACGTTATCCGGAGGTGAAGGGTTACCAGCGTTTCACCATGGTGACGACGGGCAATCCTCCTCCGCAGCCGCTGGACAAGCGTCACCGTTTGCCCGTCATGAAGAATTTACGGCAGATGGCGGATATCCGGCGGCGTCTGACGGGCGCCGGGCACGGTTTATAGGAAGGGATTTCTGTCTTGCCGTTGGCGTGGTTCCGGATGCAGGAAGCTCTTTGAATGAAAAACCCCCGGATGGAAGTTTTTCCATCCGGGGGTTTGTGTTTAAAGATTCCGGTTATTTTTTAGCGGGCAGTTTCACCTGGATGTGAATGTCGCGCAATTGCCGCTCTTCCGCAGCGGCGGGGGAGTCGCTCATCAGGTCCGCTCCGCGATTGTTTTTCGGGAACGCGATGACTTCACGGATAGATTCCGCGTTGCAGATCATCATGACCAGGCGGTCCAGGCCCAGCGCAAGGCCGCCGTGGGGCGGAGCGCCGAAGCTGAAGGCGTCCAGGATGTGGCCGAATTGTTCGCGGGCCTGTTCCTCCGTGACGCCGAGCGCCTTGAACATGGCGGATTGCAAGTCGCGTTCATGGATTCGGATGGAGCCGCCGCCCAGTTCCGTCCCGTTGAGCACCACGTCGTAAGCCTGGGCGCGCAGGTCTGAGGAGAGTTCTCCCTTGAGCAGTTTTTCCTCGTCTTCCTTGACGGGGCGGGTGAAGGGGTGATGGATGGCCACCCAGCGCTGTTCTTCCTCATCCCAGCCCACCAGCGGGAATTCGATGACCCACAGGAAGTCGCGTTCCGTGTTGTCCTTAAGCAGTTCCATGAATTCGGCGCATTGCAGACGCACACGGCCCAGGATATCGCAGGAGGGTTCCCACGGACCGGCCGCAAAGAGAACGAGGTCTCCGGTTTCAATGTTGAGGGCTTCCGTGAGTTTTTGCTTTTCTTCGTCGGAAAGGAATTTGGAGATGGGGCTTCTCCAGTCTTCCTCGCGCACCTTGATGTAGGCCAGGCCCTTGGCTCCGGCTTCCACGGCGGTTTTCGTCAGGGCGTCGATTTGTCCGACGGAGGCGGAGCCGAACCCCTTGGCGTTGATGGCCTTGACCACGCCTCCATTGCTTACGGCGGAGGAGAATACCTTGAACCCGCTGTTTTCAAAGATGGAGGAGACGTCCGTCAGCTTCATGCCGAAGCGGCGTTCCGGCTTGTCGGAGCCGTACTGGTCCATGGCCTCCCTCCACGTCATGCGGGGGAAGGGGGTGGGAATGTCCACGTCCAGGGATTCCTTGTACACGCGCTTGAGCAGGCCTTCCACCAGGTTGTAGATGTCTTCAGGCGTGATGAAGGAGGCTTCAATGTCCACCTGGGTGAATTCCAGCTGGCGGTCCGCACGCAGGTCTTCGTCACGGAAGCAGCGGGCGATCTGAAAGTAGCGTTCCATGCCGGCTACCATGAGCAATTGCTTGTACTGTTGCGGGGCCTGGGGGAGGGCATAGAATTTGCCGGGTGCCAGGCGGGAGGGGACCAGGAAGTCGCGCGCGCCTTCAGGCGTGGATTTGGAAAGGATGGGCGTTTCAATTTCCAGGAAGCCGTGTTCATCCAGATAGTCGCGCGTGGTCTTGGTCACGCGGTGGCGTATCTGCATGTTGCGGACCATGGACGGGCGGCGCAGGTCCAGAAAGCGGTACTTGAGGCGCAGGTCTTCATTGGAGAGGGCCCGGTCCAGCTGGAAGGGGAGCACGTCCGCCTTGTTGATGACGTTCAGGGTGTCCGCGGAGACTTCAATTTCCCCGGTCGGAAGGTCCGCATTGGTGGTGTCCACCGTGTCCGTTTTCAGGCGCGCAGCCACGGTGCCGGATATCTGGATCATGTCTTCGGAGCGGAGCTGCTGGGAGGCCTTCGCCACGTCCTGGTTGACTTCCGGGTGAAAGACTACCTGCGTGATGCCGGAGCGGTCGCGCAAGTCGATAAATATGACGCCGCCGTGGTCACGGACGGAATCTACCCAGCCGATGAGGGTGGTCGGCTTGCCGATGTTCGCAGCGCGCAATTCGCTGCAGGTATGAGTGCGGTATGAGTTCATCTTTGTTGAAAATGGAAGGGAGGAAGGAACGTATCAATCACGGCCGGTCAGGGAGGCCAGGGCGTCAAACAGGTTCTCCATGGCGACAGTGGAGGAGGAGCGCGCATGCAGGTCGCGCAGTTCCAGGGCAGGGAATTCGTCTCCCACAATCAGGGCCGCGCGCGCGCCGGATTTGACGGCTTTCTGGAGCTGGCCGTTGATTTTGGTGAGTGTGAGGGGAAGGTCCACGCTGTACCCCTGGTCCCGGAGGGCGGAGGCGATGGAGAGCATTTCCGCGCGGCGGTTTTCGGAGGCCTGCACCATGAAGACGTCGCATCCCGCGGCGGCCAGCGCCGCATCCTTCAGCGCCTTGGCATGGGGGGTCTGGTCAATGAGGTGGGTGATGACGGCATC
The genomic region above belongs to Akkermansia massiliensis and contains:
- a CDS encoding SufE family protein translates to MDCFEERRQVLLQELAALSGEGALYGFLMRQGEQLPPFAEEWKTEACLLRGCQYRVWLRLELAGGLVRIDADSDSLISRGLMALWVRLFSGLRPGEVLAAETDFLHQGVLGGWLIPSRANALGNMASRIKLGVLRLKQEARKEAAVSGSPSSLPELSLEPVEQGPLRQMEMSGSSCHDDRKQEKEFQR
- the aspS gene encoding aspartate--tRNA ligase, coding for MNSYRTHTCSELRAANIGKPTTLIGWVDSVRDHGGVIFIDLRDRSGITQVVFHPEVNQDVAKASQQLRSEDMIQISGTVAARLKTDTVDTTNADLPTGEIEVSADTLNVINKADVLPFQLDRALSNEDLRLKYRFLDLRRPSMVRNMQIRHRVTKTTRDYLDEHGFLEIETPILSKSTPEGARDFLVPSRLAPGKFYALPQAPQQYKQLLMVAGMERYFQIARCFRDEDLRADRQLEFTQVDIEASFITPEDIYNLVEGLLKRVYKESLDVDIPTPFPRMTWREAMDQYGSDKPERRFGMKLTDVSSIFENSGFKVFSSAVSNGGVVKAINAKGFGSASVGQIDALTKTAVEAGAKGLAYIKVREEDWRSPISKFLSDEEKQKLTEALNIETGDLVLFAAGPWEPSCDILGRVRLQCAEFMELLKDNTERDFLWVIEFPLVGWDEEEQRWVAIHHPFTRPVKEDEEKLLKGELSSDLRAQAYDVVLNGTELGGGSIRIHERDLQSAMFKALGVTEEQAREQFGHILDAFSFGAPPHGGLALGLDRLVMMICNAESIREVIAFPKNNRGADLMSDSPAAAEERQLRDIHIQVKLPAKK